A region of Methanobrevibacter sp. DNA encodes the following proteins:
- a CDS encoding MBL fold metallo-hydrolase, with protein sequence MSDIVFILGLNYDSNCYLINDNILVDTGAGQNKEYLFSKLRENGVEPEDIELVVNTHCHFDHIGGNHFFPNAKIAVHKLDAIPIKNEDTLGTAASAFGFDDASNSRVDIELEEGDEIADFKVIHTPGHTSGGISLWDGETLICGDTIFAGGGVGRMDIGGNYEDMKKSIEKLMKLDVVKLFPGHGPILENNGKEHIKMSYSFL encoded by the coding sequence ATGTCAGACATTGTTTTTATTTTAGGACTTAATTATGATTCAAATTGTTATCTGATTAATGACAATATTTTAGTTGATACTGGAGCCGGTCAAAACAAGGAGTATTTATTCTCTAAATTACGTGAAAACGGTGTTGAACCGGAAGATATTGAATTGGTTGTTAATACTCACTGTCATTTTGACCATATCGGAGGTAATCATTTTTTCCCAAATGCCAAAATTGCGGTTCATAAATTGGATGCAATTCCAATTAAAAATGAGGATACTTTAGGAACTGCAGCTAGTGCCTTTGGTTTTGATGATGCCAGTAATTCCCGTGTAGACATTGAATTAGAAGAAGGGGATGAAATAGCTGATTTTAAAGTAATTCATACTCCTGGCCATACTAGTGGCGGCATTTCTCTATGGGACGGTGAAACACTAATCTGCGGTGATACTATTTTTGCCGGAGGGGGTGTTGGTAGAATGGATATTGGTGGAAACTATGAGGATATGAAAAAAAGTATTGAAAAATTAATGAAGTTAGATGTAGTAAAACTTTTCCCCGGCCATGGACCTATTTTGGAAAATAATGGGAAAGAACATATTAAAATGTCTTATTCATTTTTATGA
- the hjc gene encoding Holliday junction resolvase Hjc, whose protein sequence is MAKKGSAEERDLVHKLWERNFAAMRAPASGGATKNPLPDVVAGNGNIYLAIEVKTTTKDKIYIDSLQIDELCKFSKIFGAKPYIGIRFKYIKWLFLEPDKTPRTRNGNYKVEKDYALEKGLEIDEITGIDKQMKLM, encoded by the coding sequence ATGGCTAAAAAAGGGTCTGCTGAAGAAAGGGATTTGGTACATAAACTTTGGGAAAGGAATTTTGCAGCTATGAGGGCTCCTGCATCTGGGGGAGCTACTAAAAATCCATTGCCTGATGTTGTTGCAGGGAATGGCAATATATATTTGGCTATTGAAGTTAAAACAACTACCAAAGATAAAATCTACATTGATTCGCTTCAAATTGATGAGTTATGCAAATTCTCAAAAATATTCGGTGCAAAACCCTATATAGGTATCAGATTTAAATACATCAAATGGCTTTTTTTGGAACCTGATAAAACTCCTCGTACTCGAAATGGTAACTATAAAGTTGAAAAGGATTATGCTCTTGAAAAAGGACTGGAAATTGATGAGATAACAGGTATCGATAAGCAAATGAAATTAATGTAA
- a CDS encoding TrkA family potassium uptake protein encodes MDYVIIMGGGRVGLALANLLINEGYDITLIESDESLCGEVASELDALVVCGNGTNSKVLEEINIEDAEYFIATTGNDEANLLSCILVRKYNVPHIIARVSNPDHEEAFKEVGIEKVISPERAAASYLQKVVTRPNTAELMTIGQGDGEILDMTITNDKIIGKKFKDVSPTKDFIIIAAYQNKTLVIPQPDNIISRGEKVSVLVKRGTFKKVSKKLEKNS; translated from the coding sequence ATGGATTATGTGATAATTATGGGAGGAGGCCGTGTCGGACTTGCTCTTGCAAATTTATTAATTAATGAAGGATACGACATTACACTAATTGAAAGTGATGAATCATTATGTGGTGAAGTTGCATCAGAGCTTGATGCATTGGTTGTTTGTGGAAACGGAACAAACTCCAAAGTACTTGAAGAAATAAACATCGAAGATGCCGAATACTTCATTGCAACAACCGGAAATGATGAGGCAAACTTACTTTCATGCATTTTAGTTAGAAAATATAATGTCCCCCATATTATTGCCAGAGTAAGTAATCCTGACCACGAAGAAGCGTTTAAAGAAGTTGGAATTGAAAAAGTAATCAGCCCCGAAAGAGCAGCTGCATCATATTTGCAAAAGGTTGTTACAAGACCGAATACAGCCGAACTGATGACAATCGGTCAGGGAGATGGAGAAATCTTAGATATGACCATAACCAATGATAAAATTATTGGTAAAAAATTCAAAGATGTTTCTCCAACAAAAGATTTTATAATTATCGCAGCTTATCAAAATAAAACATTAGTTATTCCGCAGCCCGACAATATAATTAGCCGTGGTGAAAAGGTTTCCGTTCTTGTAAAAAGAGGAACATTTAAAAAAGTATCCAAAAAGTTAGAAAAGAATTCATAA